A genomic region of Sarcophilus harrisii chromosome 6, mSarHar1.11, whole genome shotgun sequence contains the following coding sequences:
- the LOC100925040 gene encoding putative olfactory receptor 5AK3: MTQGNVTRVTKFILLGFVVRQELQYMLFLVFLVIYNISLVANFGMILVIKCDARLHTPMYFFLQNLAFADLCYTSAITPKMLVNFLVSDKSISFSGCVIQLYIYGIFATIELYLLAAMAVDRYVAICYPLRYPIIMSQRACIQLATGSYVMGSLNATTQVGLLFSLSFCNSNTINHFFYDLPPILALSCSNIDVNVMSLVIFVGFNLVSTLLVVFFSYVYILAAILRMPSSARRHKAFSTCASHLTAVTIFYGTLSYMYLQPSSSESQENDKVASVFYGIVIPMLNPLIYSLRNKEVKEAVKVLMKSC; encoded by the coding sequence ATGACCCAAGGAAATGTCACCAGAGTGACCAAGTTCATTCTATTGGGATTTGTAGTTCGACAAGAACTGCAGTACATGCTCTTCCTGGTGTTTCTGGTCATCTACAATATATCTCTAGTGGCTAATTTTGGCATGATCCTGGTCATCAAGTGTGATGCTCGTCTTCACACtcccatgtattttttcctccaaaacttGGCTTTTGCTGACCTCTGTTACACATCTGCTATCACTCCCAAGATGTTGGTCAACTTCCTGGTTTCAGATAAATCCATCTCATTCTCAGGGTGTGTgatacaattatatatttatggGATATTTGCGACGATTGAATTATACCTTCTGGCTGCCATGGCTGTAGATCGTTATGTGGCCATCTGCTACCCACTTCGTTATCCAATCATCATGTCCCAGAGAGCCTGCATCCAATTGGCCACTGGATCTTATGTCATGGGCTCTCTGAATGCCACCACACAAGTTGGCCTTCTTTTTTCACTGTCCTTCTGCAATTCCAACACCATCAATCACTTCTTTTATGATTTGCCCCCAATCTTGGCCCTTTCCTGTTCTAATATTGATGTCAATGTGATGTCATTAGTCATTTTTGTGGGTTTTAACCTGGTGAGCACATTGCTAGTTGTGTTTTTCTCCTATGTTTATATTCTGGCTGCCATTTTGAGGATGCCCTCTTCTGCAAGAAGACACAAAGCCTTCTCCACTTGTGCTTCCCACTTGACCGCTGTTACCATTTTCTATGGGACACTCTCTTATATGTATTTACAGCCTTCTTCCAGTGAGTCACAAGAGAATGATAAAGTGGCCTCTGTGTTTTATGGTATTGTGATACCCATGCTGAACCCCCTGATTTACAGTCTGAGAAATAAGGAGGTGAAAGAGGCAGTGAAAGTGCTCATGAAAAGTTGTTAA